One window of Brevibacterium pigmentatum genomic DNA carries:
- a CDS encoding LysR family transcriptional regulator, translating into MTWTLGQLRTFVAVAELGSMTRAADHLGYSVGAVSQHISALRRVVDSDLFRRRGRGLVLAEAGRTLLPRARSILAAQQQAEMAMLGRDFRSEAIVTLGVFGSASMTALPKVVRALAERHPHIEVRAREINVETMSAAVIDGVIDLGIGINYPAAPLPPMRGLCWDAVAEEDFGIVVPAGTSRPSDDDLAEADWILPPAEELFGRAMRLATSALGINAKETHIVTDTAVALALAGTGLGLTLATPIMMSLGGPDVDLHPVAEAGGREIIVLNSPDPSDAVRAVAKVVAEVFA; encoded by the coding sequence ATGACATGGACGCTCGGACAGCTGCGCACATTCGTCGCTGTGGCTGAACTCGGATCGATGACGCGTGCGGCCGACCACCTCGGCTACAGCGTCGGTGCCGTGTCTCAGCACATTTCGGCTCTGCGCCGGGTCGTCGATTCCGACCTGTTCCGACGTCGCGGCCGCGGGCTCGTCCTCGCCGAAGCCGGGCGCACCCTGCTGCCCCGGGCCCGGAGCATCCTCGCCGCTCAGCAGCAGGCGGAGATGGCGATGCTCGGCCGGGACTTCCGCAGCGAGGCCATCGTCACCCTCGGCGTCTTCGGGTCGGCATCGATGACGGCGCTGCCGAAGGTGGTGCGGGCGCTGGCCGAGCGTCATCCGCATATCGAAGTCCGGGCGCGGGAGATCAATGTCGAGACCATGTCGGCCGCCGTCATCGACGGGGTCATCGATCTGGGGATCGGGATCAACTACCCGGCTGCGCCGCTGCCGCCGATGCGCGGGCTGTGCTGGGACGCCGTGGCCGAGGAGGACTTCGGCATCGTCGTCCCCGCGGGGACGTCTCGGCCGAGCGATGACGATCTGGCCGAGGCCGACTGGATCCTCCCACCGGCCGAGGAGCTCTTCGGCCGCGCGATGCGGTTGGCCACCTCGGCGCTGGGAATCAATGCGAAGGAGACCCACATCGTCACGGACACCGCGGTCGCGTTGGCGCTCGCCGGAACCGGGCTCGGCCTGACCTTGGCGACGCCGATCATGATGTCCTTGGGCGGGCCAGACGTCGACCTCCATCCCGTCGCCGAGGCGGGCGGCCGCGAGATCATCGTCCTGAACTCCCCGGATCCCAGCGATGCCGTCCGTGCCGTCGCCAAGGTGGTCGCCGAAGTGTTCGCGTGA
- a CDS encoding class I SAM-dependent methyltransferase — protein MSFDHQWNKVRRANPDHSANYAQRWRDLAAAGHDIGGEARFVNAMAPRGSRILDAGCGTGRAGGLLIDEGHTVFGVDLDEFLISVAEEDFPSGEWHTGDLADFDFAGAGITEIDVAFCAGNVLSFLDPASRRQTLGNIKSTLKHGGRFVSGFGAGRGYEFDDFIEDVKATGMFVDQKFSTWELRPFEADSDFLVLIAERL, from the coding sequence ATGAGCTTCGACCATCAGTGGAACAAGGTACGCAGGGCCAACCCCGATCATTCGGCGAACTATGCGCAGCGGTGGCGTGATCTCGCGGCCGCCGGACATGACATCGGCGGTGAGGCCAGGTTCGTCAACGCCATGGCCCCGCGGGGATCCCGCATCCTCGATGCCGGCTGCGGAACCGGACGGGCGGGCGGGCTGCTCATCGACGAAGGACACACCGTCTTCGGCGTGGATCTCGACGAATTCCTCATCTCAGTCGCCGAGGAGGACTTCCCCAGCGGTGAATGGCACACGGGCGACCTCGCCGACTTCGATTTCGCCGGTGCCGGGATCACAGAGATCGACGTGGCCTTCTGCGCCGGAAACGTACTGTCCTTCCTCGATCCCGCCTCACGCCGTCAGACCCTGGGCAACATCAAGTCGACCCTCAAGCACGGCGGTCGGTTCGTGTCCGGGTTCGGCGCAGGGCGCGGGTACGAATTCGACGATTTCATCGAGGACGTCAAGGCCACGGGGATGTTCGTCGACCAGAAGTTCTCCACCTGGGAGCTCCGCCCCTTCGAAGCTGACAGCGACTTCCTCGTCCTCATCGCCGAAAGGCTGTGA
- a CDS encoding putative quinol monooxygenase, with translation MIFIVVKYDVKPESVEKFPEAVRTFTEATRAEPGNLFFEWSKSLENPNEFVLVEAFTDEGAEPHVTSDHFAAGLEAMRPHLVSTPKIISRKIDGEGWDEMGELKID, from the coding sequence ATGATCTTCATCGTCGTGAAGTATGACGTGAAACCCGAAAGTGTCGAGAAGTTCCCCGAAGCCGTTCGGACCTTCACTGAGGCGACCCGCGCCGAACCCGGCAACCTCTTCTTCGAATGGTCGAAGAGCCTGGAGAACCCGAACGAGTTCGTCCTCGTCGAGGCTTTCACCGACGAAGGCGCAGAACCGCACGTCACCAGCGATCACTTCGCTGCCGGCCTCGAAGCCATGCGCCCGCATCTGGTCTCGACCCCGAAGATCATCTCCCGCAAGATCGACGGCGAAGGCTGGGACGAGATGGGCGAACTCAAGATCGACTGA
- a CDS encoding energy-coupling factor transporter transmembrane component T family protein has protein sequence MSESLDQRAHLSPEVAAQDPGQLIPVVRSTALGRCNPLTKIAVALILMVGALLSIDLVSAGVVLLAALLALPATGLDLVAAAKRLWFLPAGALLAAWGTALLAEKTGDVVVDFGPVLFTTGSLAAAAAIFVRALALAIPLIVLASTIDPRDLADSLIQHLRLPEVVVVSVLAASRLLGLLVSEWQVLAMARRARGVAGGSLLRRTGSLFSGVFVLLVVSIRRATTLAMAMEGRAFGRPGRTWRRRSSFAVRDVVAVLVSLAVCVVAIGAAHVLGVWNPIIG, from the coding sequence GTGAGTGAGAGTCTCGATCAGCGCGCTCACCTCTCCCCCGAGGTCGCCGCCCAGGATCCGGGGCAGCTCATCCCCGTGGTGCGTTCCACCGCATTGGGTCGGTGCAACCCGCTGACGAAGATCGCAGTTGCGCTCATCCTCATGGTCGGTGCCCTGCTGAGCATTGATCTGGTCTCTGCCGGAGTGGTGCTGCTGGCGGCATTGCTGGCTCTGCCGGCGACGGGGCTCGATCTCGTGGCCGCAGCCAAGCGGCTGTGGTTCCTGCCCGCCGGTGCTCTGCTCGCTGCCTGGGGTACAGCGTTGTTGGCGGAGAAGACCGGGGACGTGGTCGTCGACTTCGGACCCGTCCTATTCACCACGGGTTCGTTGGCCGCTGCCGCAGCGATCTTCGTGCGCGCCCTGGCCCTGGCGATCCCGCTCATCGTGCTCGCCTCGACGATCGATCCGCGGGACCTCGCCGATTCGCTCATCCAGCATCTGCGGCTGCCCGAGGTCGTCGTGGTCTCTGTTCTGGCGGCGTCGCGTCTGCTTGGATTGTTGGTCAGTGAGTGGCAGGTGCTGGCGATGGCCAGGCGGGCCAGAGGCGTCGCCGGCGGTTCGCTGCTTCGGCGCACGGGCAGCCTCTTCAGCGGAGTGTTCGTTCTGCTCGTGGTCTCGATCCGTCGGGCGACGACCTTGGCGATGGCGATGGAAGGGCGGGCATTCGGTCGACCGGGGCGCACTTGGCGCAGGCGGTCGAGCTTCGCTGTCCGAGATGTCGTGGCGGTGCTGGTCAGCCTGGCAGTCTGCGTGGTCGCGATCGGAGCGGCTCATGTACTCGGAGTCTGGAACCCGATCATCGGCTGA
- a CDS encoding ABC transporter ATP-binding protein: MALPITAAGFSWTHTDREAPAVGPLDLEIAAGEKVLLLGASGAGKSTFLHAVSGVLPEESGEATGELLVGGEQPDPRRGCTGLVLQDPDSQVIFSRIGDDVAFGMENLGLPAAVIEAQVPRSLQALGLDLPPEHPSAALSGGQKQRLALAGIHAMAPEVIVLDEPTANIDPASATEVRDAVLTVQAETAATMLVVEHRVELWIDHVDRVIVLGREGIVVQGPPDQLFTDPELTDVLIDCGIWMPQDSPTPRRGGNDGTGRTSGRLGEVLLRTDRLSVARPRMATPAATGLELCLRAGQALGIVGANGTGKSTTALTLAGLLPEFSGQVLAEAALREGTKRARPFAWPSKQLAARIGMVFQEPAHQFLTSSVAAELELGPRLAGWSAAVSRARVDELLESLGLTELAHAHPQSLSGGEKRRLSVAAMLAPRPRVLIVDEPTFGQDALTWAGLVEMFLDALDHGSAVVAVSHDHAFLEAIGADLLELGDSNSAERGSGNESASSVRAGERSE; encoded by the coding sequence ATGGCGCTGCCGATCACGGCCGCCGGCTTCTCATGGACGCACACCGACCGTGAGGCGCCGGCAGTCGGTCCGCTCGACCTGGAGATCGCGGCCGGAGAGAAGGTGCTGCTGCTCGGCGCCTCCGGAGCCGGGAAATCGACGTTCCTCCACGCCGTCTCCGGTGTCCTGCCCGAGGAATCGGGTGAGGCCACCGGTGAACTCCTCGTCGGCGGTGAGCAACCGGATCCTCGCCGAGGCTGCACCGGGCTGGTCCTCCAAGATCCCGATTCGCAGGTGATCTTCTCCCGCATCGGTGATGATGTGGCGTTCGGGATGGAGAACCTCGGACTCCCGGCCGCGGTCATCGAGGCTCAGGTCCCCAGATCTCTGCAGGCCTTGGGACTCGATCTGCCTCCGGAACATCCGAGTGCCGCTCTGTCCGGCGGGCAGAAGCAGCGGCTGGCTCTGGCCGGGATCCATGCGATGGCTCCCGAGGTCATCGTCCTCGACGAACCGACGGCCAATATCGATCCCGCCTCGGCGACCGAGGTCCGCGACGCCGTGCTCACCGTGCAGGCCGAGACCGCGGCGACCATGCTCGTCGTCGAACACCGGGTGGAGCTGTGGATCGATCACGTCGACCGCGTCATCGTCCTCGGCCGTGAGGGCATCGTCGTCCAAGGTCCGCCCGATCAGCTCTTCACCGATCCGGAGCTGACCGACGTGCTCATCGACTGCGGAATCTGGATGCCGCAGGACTCCCCCACCCCGCGCCGAGGCGGAAACGACGGAACCGGCAGGACGTCCGGCCGCCTCGGCGAGGTTCTGCTGCGCACCGATCGGCTCAGCGTTGCTCGACCGCGCATGGCCACCCCCGCTGCGACCGGACTGGAACTTTGCCTGCGAGCCGGTCAGGCGCTCGGAATCGTCGGCGCGAACGGGACCGGAAAGTCGACCACGGCCCTGACCTTGGCAGGTCTGCTGCCCGAATTCTCCGGGCAGGTCCTCGCCGAGGCGGCCCTGCGGGAGGGAACCAAACGGGCCCGTCCGTTCGCTTGGCCGTCGAAGCAGTTGGCGGCGCGCATCGGCATGGTCTTCCAGGAACCAGCCCACCAGTTCCTCACCTCGAGCGTGGCAGCCGAACTCGAGCTGGGTCCCCGTTTGGCCGGATGGTCTGCCGCCGTATCGCGTGCACGAGTGGACGAGCTGCTCGAGAGCCTCGGTCTCACCGAATTGGCACATGCTCATCCGCAGAGTCTCTCCGGTGGGGAGAAGCGTCGTCTGTCGGTGGCGGCGATGTTGGCTCCCCGGCCAAGGGTGCTCATCGTCGATGAGCCGACGTTCGGTCAGGATGCGCTGACCTGGGCGGGGTTGGTGGAGATGTTCCTCGATGCCTTAGACCACGGCTCTGCGGTGGTCGCGGTCAGCCATGATCACGCATTCCTCGAGGCCATCGGGGCCGATCTCCTCGAACTCGGTGACAGCAATAGTGCAGAACGAGGGTCTGGCAACGAGTCGGCTTCTTCGGTCAGGGCCGGTGAGCGCAGTGAGTGA
- a CDS encoding ECF transporter S component, whose product MPETTAPTTTPAPSHAFTAAPKSKQWRVVDYVTTAVLGIAVGLVFWVLALSWKVLELAFQAFPPSIGLIAGLWVLAGPLAGAIIRKPGAALLCELIAAIVEAVLGSHFGATVLLSGLLQGLGAELVFAAFGYKRFTLWVTAASGVLAAAFMAVSENIMYNAEWQFGFQAIYAVCAMISGLVISGIGAWYAYRAIAATGALSSFASGRR is encoded by the coding sequence ATGCCGGAAACCACCGCGCCGACCACCACCCCCGCCCCTTCACACGCCTTCACCGCGGCGCCGAAATCCAAGCAGTGGCGGGTCGTCGACTACGTCACCACCGCCGTGCTCGGCATCGCCGTGGGACTCGTCTTCTGGGTGCTCGCGCTGAGCTGGAAGGTTCTCGAACTCGCCTTCCAGGCATTCCCGCCGTCGATCGGCCTCATCGCCGGACTCTGGGTGCTGGCCGGTCCGCTGGCCGGTGCCATCATCCGCAAACCCGGTGCCGCACTCCTGTGCGAACTCATCGCCGCGATCGTCGAAGCCGTGCTCGGCTCCCACTTCGGGGCGACCGTTCTGCTCTCGGGACTGCTGCAGGGCCTCGGTGCCGAACTCGTCTTCGCCGCCTTCGGCTACAAACGCTTCACCCTGTGGGTCACCGCCGCTTCGGGTGTGCTGGCCGCGGCGTTCATGGCCGTGAGCGAGAACATCATGTACAACGCCGAATGGCAGTTCGGCTTCCAGGCGATCTATGCGGTCTGCGCGATGATCTCCGGCCTCGTCATCTCCGGCATCGGCGCGTGGTACGCCTACCGGGCGATTGCGGCCACCGGGGCTCTGAGCTCCTTCGCCTCCGGCCGTCGCTGA
- a CDS encoding FN3 domain-containing metallophosphoesterase family protein, giving the protein MNTHRLKRPLSALSAATLLAALAAAPVPVRAEPSLGSGGPGSTASQSPSQDPSQSPSQDPGQNRAESPAEADAGSEAITDAVLQVGADPTARNLSWMSESSGGGEVRWAPVSELEDGKLPADATTAETTDSGLATDLKRHFNDANMTDLEPDTEYAYQVGNEEDGFTEVQRFTTGDAGGDDEFLVFGDPQVGAGGGDRDDAAGWDRTLSSAAATAEDPSFFYSLGDQVNSAGNQHQYAQYLAPEATRTIPQATTIGNHDVSSKAYEQHFNRPNVSQDHGGGGVITSGGDYWFIEDGVLFLNINSNSSDMDSHAEFIDEVVAEHGDQARWTVLGFHHSIYSTATHWNDLDVKRLRKAIPPVAARNDIDLVVSGHDHIYNRTFLMDGEGKPVEGSEAGAEEEKEDGQTLYLTLTSSSGSKFYDYVPGLDWEGKSVHNDVPAFTRVQVSDEALRATTYEVPVGSAPADGGQAQAAAEQIDDVELRRAEAEEPDPGDDASADADGGAGADGADAGADGDDAEAGAGADAAAAEDGAETADSDGGTGATGSDADADAAGADVGQDADGTGDDADAGTAGAEADSAESGTETADSEGGAGSTGSESDSGTEANAAGTADDSVSSGTASAGGDGDLPRTGGGLALPLAAGAGALALGAALLIASRRRGAGLS; this is encoded by the coding sequence GTGAACACTCATCGACTCAAGCGACCGCTCAGTGCCCTGTCCGCCGCCACGCTTCTCGCCGCACTGGCAGCGGCACCGGTGCCCGTTCGGGCCGAACCATCGCTCGGCTCAGGCGGACCCGGCTCGACCGCGAGCCAGAGCCCCAGTCAGGATCCGAGCCAAAGCCCAAGCCAGGACCCGGGGCAGAACCGCGCGGAATCGCCCGCCGAGGCGGATGCGGGAAGCGAAGCGATCACCGATGCGGTGCTGCAGGTCGGCGCCGACCCCACTGCGCGCAACCTCTCGTGGATGAGTGAGAGCTCCGGTGGGGGAGAAGTTCGATGGGCGCCGGTGAGCGAGCTCGAGGACGGCAAACTCCCCGCCGACGCAACAACGGCTGAGACCACGGACTCCGGACTCGCCACCGACCTCAAGCGTCACTTCAACGATGCGAACATGACCGACCTCGAGCCCGACACCGAATACGCCTACCAGGTCGGCAACGAAGAGGACGGATTCACCGAGGTGCAGCGGTTCACCACGGGAGACGCCGGAGGTGACGACGAATTCCTCGTCTTCGGCGACCCGCAGGTCGGCGCCGGTGGCGGAGACCGCGACGACGCCGCCGGTTGGGACCGGACACTGAGCTCGGCAGCAGCCACCGCCGAGGACCCGAGCTTCTTCTACTCGCTGGGCGACCAGGTCAACTCCGCGGGCAACCAGCACCAGTACGCCCAGTATCTGGCACCGGAAGCGACCCGGACGATCCCGCAGGCGACGACGATCGGCAACCACGATGTGTCATCGAAGGCCTACGAACAGCACTTCAACCGGCCCAATGTCAGCCAGGACCACGGCGGCGGTGGCGTCATCACCTCCGGAGGCGACTACTGGTTCATCGAGGACGGCGTCCTGTTCCTCAACATCAACTCCAACAGCTCGGATATGGATTCCCACGCCGAGTTCATCGACGAGGTCGTCGCCGAGCACGGAGACCAAGCACGTTGGACGGTGCTCGGATTTCACCACTCGATCTATTCGACCGCGACTCATTGGAACGACCTCGACGTGAAGCGGCTGCGGAAGGCGATCCCGCCGGTCGCCGCTCGCAATGACATCGACCTCGTCGTCTCCGGCCACGACCACATCTATAACCGCACCTTCCTCATGGACGGTGAAGGTAAGCCCGTCGAGGGCTCCGAAGCGGGAGCCGAGGAGGAAAAGGAAGACGGGCAGACGCTCTACCTCACGCTGACCTCGTCGTCGGGGTCGAAGTTCTATGACTACGTTCCCGGCCTCGATTGGGAAGGCAAGAGCGTCCACAACGACGTTCCTGCGTTCACCCGGGTCCAGGTCAGCGACGAGGCTCTGCGGGCGACGACCTATGAGGTGCCGGTAGGCAGTGCACCGGCCGACGGTGGGCAGGCGCAGGCAGCCGCCGAGCAGATCGACGATGTCGAACTCAGGCGCGCCGAGGCGGAGGAGCCCGACCCGGGTGACGATGCCAGTGCCGACGCGGACGGCGGAGCCGGCGCAGATGGTGCCGATGCCGGCGCGGACGGCGACGACGCTGAGGCAGGAGCGGGCGCCGACGCTGCAGCAGCAGAGGACGGTGCTGAAACGGCTGACTCCGATGGAGGCACAGGCGCGACCGGCTCGGATGCTGACGCTGATGCTGCAGGTGCCGACGTCGGACAGGATGCCGATGGAACGGGAGACGACGCGGACGCCGGAACCGCGGGCGCCGAAGCGGACAGCGCTGAGAGCGGCACGGAAACTGCCGACTCCGAAGGCGGCGCCGGCTCGACCGGCTCAGAATCCGACTCAGGCACCGAGGCGAACGCCGCGGGAACGGCCGATGATTCGGTTTCCTCCGGAACCGCCTCGGCGGGTGGAGACGGAGATCTGCCCCGCACCGGCGGCGGGCTCGCACTGCCCTTGGCCGCCGGCGCGGGAGCACTGGCACTCGGTGCGGCTCTGTTGATTGCCAGCCGCCGCCGCGGCGCCGGACTCAGCTGA